In a genomic window of Dyadobacter fermentans DSM 18053:
- the nadE gene encoding NAD(+) synthase, translated as MPLIKVASGVVNQTPMAWEANTRNITEAIREARKQQVSLLCLPELCISGYGCDDYFFAPDMVEQAQRCFLEIVDETAGMIVAVGLPLRHNGSLYNAACLISNKQIAGFYCKQNLANNGIHYEARWFKPWQPGVVESIEVNQMFYPIGDVIFDVAAGPILGGSHGVKIAFEICEDGWVANRPARRHYERGVDIILNPSASHFAFNKFMVREKLVVDASRSFSCSYIYTNLLGNEAGRAVYDGDAMIASNGDLLASSPRFSYEDFLITTAVIDTEYTRLSQIQSKITVPPKERTWRVPARYDFPEIEPVLPQVPDIEPFEKGGALKEEEFARAECLALFDYLRKSRSNGFTISLSGGADSCACTALCGLMIRLADESIGMERFKQKLSYIKDIQDAKTEEDLAKVLIHNIYQGTENSSSDTLESAQSLAESIGSTFYNVNINGLVETYKGLIEDQIGRKLTWEQDDIALQNIQARVRAPGVWLLTNLSNHLLLATSNRSEAAVGYATMDGDTSGSISPLAGIDKHYLRQWLRWLETVGCEVKGRHIRIEGLKKVNSLQPTAELRPLAQTQTDEADLMPYEFLNDLEGLAIRDKKSPLESYRNLYVRYKDIYSTEQLLGWTERFFKLWSRNQWKRERYAPSFHLDDRNLDPRSWCRFPILSGGFEKELAELRAYVNGAAVQNGRKRIGF; from the coding sequence ATGCCATTGATCAAAGTAGCTTCCGGAGTTGTAAATCAGACACCCATGGCCTGGGAGGCCAACACCCGAAATATCACCGAAGCGATCAGAGAAGCCAGAAAGCAGCAGGTTAGCCTGCTCTGCCTGCCCGAATTGTGCATTTCGGGCTACGGCTGCGACGATTACTTTTTCGCTCCCGACATGGTGGAACAAGCGCAGCGCTGCTTCCTCGAAATCGTTGACGAAACCGCCGGAATGATCGTAGCGGTAGGTCTGCCGCTGAGGCATAACGGAAGTTTATACAATGCCGCCTGCCTGATTTCCAACAAGCAAATCGCGGGTTTTTACTGCAAACAGAACCTCGCGAACAATGGTATCCACTACGAGGCGAGGTGGTTTAAGCCCTGGCAGCCGGGAGTGGTGGAGAGCATCGAGGTGAACCAGATGTTTTACCCGATCGGCGATGTGATTTTTGATGTAGCCGCGGGACCGATACTCGGGGGCTCGCATGGCGTGAAGATCGCATTCGAAATTTGCGAGGACGGCTGGGTGGCCAATCGCCCCGCGCGCAGGCATTACGAGCGCGGCGTGGACATTATATTGAATCCAAGCGCCAGCCATTTTGCATTCAATAAGTTTATGGTGCGCGAAAAATTGGTCGTGGACGCGTCCCGGTCGTTTTCATGCAGCTATATTTATACCAATCTGCTTGGTAATGAGGCTGGAAGGGCTGTTTACGACGGCGATGCGATGATCGCGTCCAATGGCGACCTGCTCGCTTCCAGTCCGCGGTTCAGCTATGAAGATTTCCTGATTACGACGGCGGTGATCGATACCGAGTACACGCGTTTGAGTCAGATACAAAGCAAGATCACCGTGCCGCCGAAGGAGCGGACGTGGCGTGTGCCGGCGCGGTACGACTTCCCGGAAATAGAGCCCGTGCTGCCGCAGGTACCGGATATCGAGCCGTTTGAAAAAGGCGGTGCATTGAAGGAGGAAGAGTTCGCTCGCGCAGAATGTCTCGCATTGTTTGATTACCTGCGGAAAAGCCGTTCGAATGGGTTCACCATTTCGCTGTCGGGCGGAGCGGATTCCTGTGCCTGCACGGCATTGTGCGGGCTGATGATCCGGCTGGCGGACGAAAGCATCGGCATGGAGCGCTTCAAGCAGAAACTGTCTTACATAAAGGACATTCAGGATGCCAAAACGGAAGAAGATTTGGCCAAAGTATTGATACACAATATTTACCAGGGCACGGAAAACAGCTCTTCCGATACGCTCGAATCGGCGCAGTCGCTGGCTGAATCGATCGGTTCTACATTTTATAATGTAAATATCAATGGGTTGGTTGAAACTTACAAAGGGCTCATTGAAGATCAGATCGGCCGCAAACTGACCTGGGAGCAGGATGATATCGCATTGCAGAACATCCAGGCGCGGGTCCGTGCCCCGGGCGTGTGGCTGCTCACAAATTTGTCGAACCACCTCCTGCTCGCAACGTCCAACCGCTCCGAGGCCGCAGTGGGCTACGCTACGATGGACGGCGATACTTCGGGGAGCATCAGTCCGCTTGCGGGGATCGACAAGCATTACCTGCGCCAATGGCTCCGCTGGCTCGAAACCGTGGGCTGCGAAGTGAAAGGCCGGCATATCCGCATCGAAGGTTTGAAAAAGGTGAACAGCTTGCAGCCGACAGCCGAGTTGCGGCCTTTGGCACAAACCCAAACCGACGAGGCCGATCTAATGCCTTACGAGTTCCTGAACGATCTGGAAGGATTGGCGATCCGCGATAAAAAATCCCCGCTCGAATCGTACCGGAACCTGTATGTTCGCTACAAAGACATTTATAGTACCGAACAATTGCTGGGCTGGACGGAGCGGTTCTTCAAGCTGTGGAGCCGCAATCAATGGAAACGCGAACGCTACGCACCCTCTTTCCACCTCGACGACCGCAACCTCGACCCGCGCTCCTGGTGCCGCTTCCCGATCCTCTCAGGCGGTTTCGAAAAAGAACTGGCTGAACTACGCGCCTACGTAAACGGCGCAGCGGTGCAAAACGGCAGAAAGCGGATTGGGTTTTGA
- a CDS encoding ABC transporter permease has translation MQFPSFIAKRIRHNEAGSFSATVSRIGVASIAISVAVGIIAFAVLLGFKQTIQQKIFLFGAHINVNAFSQGNTYEEGPLPLKNPVSDILPALPEVKRWQAVAHKSGILKTPEEIKGVILKGVGKDYDWDTFKQNLVEGKLITRSDSSSIKYGYSSQILISRKIASQMRLKTGDDVIMYSLQNPPRPRKLTIAGIYETEMEEFDNNLILGDIGLVQRLNGWGADSVGTYEIYLKDFRDLDAVTGKLRRELPPGLYLQKVTSLFPQIFDWLILLDRNTAVFLTLILFVACFNMISILLVMIMERTPLIGLLKTLGSPNRQIRMVFFQVGLDLVRRGLVIGNVGGLLLCWLQYQFKLIPLDPVNYYMDTVPIVFDWGIFAMVNLVTVVITALILLIPTLIITRIQPIKALLFKK, from the coding sequence TTGCAGTTCCCCTCATTTATCGCCAAACGCATTCGTCATAACGAAGCTGGATCTTTCTCCGCTACGGTTTCACGGATCGGCGTGGCCAGTATCGCGATCAGCGTGGCAGTGGGGATCATCGCATTTGCCGTACTGCTGGGTTTCAAGCAGACCATACAGCAAAAAATATTCCTTTTCGGCGCGCACATCAATGTAAATGCATTTTCGCAGGGAAATACCTACGAGGAAGGTCCACTGCCATTGAAGAATCCCGTGTCCGACATCCTGCCCGCTCTCCCGGAGGTGAAGCGCTGGCAGGCAGTTGCCCACAAATCGGGCATTTTGAAAACGCCGGAGGAGATTAAAGGCGTGATCCTGAAAGGTGTAGGCAAGGATTACGACTGGGATACTTTCAAACAAAACCTCGTGGAAGGCAAGCTCATCACGCGATCCGATTCGTCTTCCATTAAATACGGCTATTCATCGCAGATTCTGATCAGTCGCAAAATCGCTTCGCAAATGCGCCTGAAAACCGGCGACGATGTGATCATGTATTCGCTCCAAAATCCTCCCAGACCAAGAAAACTGACCATCGCAGGGATTTACGAAACCGAAATGGAGGAGTTTGACAACAACCTCATCCTTGGCGACATCGGGCTCGTTCAGCGGCTAAATGGCTGGGGCGCCGATTCGGTGGGCACTTACGAAATTTATCTCAAAGACTTCCGAGACCTCGACGCGGTCACCGGTAAGCTCCGCCGCGAACTGCCGCCGGGGTTGTATTTGCAAAAAGTGACGAGCCTTTTCCCCCAGATTTTCGACTGGCTCATTCTTCTCGACCGCAATACGGCGGTATTCCTCACGCTCATTCTTTTCGTGGCTTGCTTCAATATGATCTCAATTCTGCTCGTGATGATCATGGAAAGAACGCCGCTGATCGGCTTGCTAAAAACGCTGGGAAGTCCTAACCGGCAGATTCGGATGGTTTTCTTCCAGGTCGGTCTGGACCTGGTACGTCGCGGGCTGGTGATCGGCAACGTGGGCGGATTGCTGCTTTGCTGGCTGCAATATCAGTTCAAGCTCATCCCGCTCGACCCGGTTAACTATTACATGGATACCGTTCCGATCGTGTTCGACTGGGGAATTTTCGCGATGGTGAACCTCGTCACAGTGGTCATAACGGCACTAATCCTGCTTATCCCAACGCTCATCATCACACGGATACAGCCGATCAAGGCATTGCTATTTAAAAAGTAG
- a CDS encoding methionine aminotransferase, translating into MLLKKRLQSKLPNVGTTIFTKMSALAEEHKALNLAQGFPEFDCSPDLQRLVDKYVRSGKNQYAPMPGALPLREAIARKTFEASGREYHPVSEITVTSGATEALFVAISTVVYPGDEVIVFEPAYDSYVPAIELSGGIPVFVTLDPQYDYIDWEAVAARVTEKTRAIIVNTPHNPTGKVWTAADLHALAALAEAHDLVVISDEVYEYIVFDGLAHISVSSVPALAERSFVCGSFGKTFHTTGWKLGYCLAPAELTAEFRKIHQFLVFSVVTPFQFAVAEFLAEPEHYLALSAFYERKRDLFNDAIRDIGFIMKPSEGSFFQNVSYANLSEEADVALAERLTREAGVATIPVSAFYARETDYKTLRFCFAKNDDTLLKAAGLLNKAVW; encoded by the coding sequence ATGTTATTGAAAAAGAGGTTGCAATCGAAGCTTCCCAACGTCGGGACTACCATTTTTACCAAAATGTCGGCCCTGGCCGAAGAGCATAAGGCGCTGAACCTGGCCCAGGGTTTTCCGGAATTCGATTGTTCTCCCGACTTGCAGCGGCTGGTCGATAAATATGTGCGATCGGGCAAAAACCAGTATGCGCCAATGCCCGGTGCGCTGCCGCTGCGCGAGGCAATCGCGCGGAAGACGTTCGAGGCTTCGGGCAGGGAATACCACCCCGTTTCAGAAATTACCGTCACCAGCGGCGCCACCGAGGCATTGTTCGTGGCAATCAGCACGGTGGTGTATCCGGGCGATGAAGTGATCGTTTTCGAACCGGCCTACGACAGCTACGTGCCGGCGATCGAGCTCAGCGGGGGCATTCCGGTGTTTGTCACGCTCGACCCGCAATATGATTACATCGACTGGGAGGCCGTGGCGGCAAGGGTTACGGAGAAAACACGCGCGATTATCGTCAACACACCGCATAACCCCACCGGCAAGGTCTGGACGGCTGCCGACTTACATGCGCTTGCCGCACTCGCAGAGGCGCACGACCTGGTTGTGATCAGCGACGAGGTTTACGAATACATTGTTTTTGATGGACTAGCGCACATTTCGGTATCTTCTGTGCCCGCATTGGCCGAGCGCAGTTTTGTGTGCGGTTCGTTTGGCAAGACATTCCATACAACCGGCTGGAAACTCGGCTACTGCCTTGCGCCTGCCGAGCTCACGGCCGAATTTCGCAAAATCCACCAATTCCTGGTTTTCAGCGTGGTTACTCCATTCCAGTTTGCCGTGGCCGAATTTCTGGCCGAGCCGGAGCATTACCTGGCGCTGTCGGCATTCTACGAGCGGAAGCGCGACTTGTTCAACGACGCAATTCGTGACATTGGTTTTATCATGAAACCTTCGGAAGGCAGCTTTTTCCAGAATGTCTCCTACGCAAATCTTTCGGAAGAAGCGGATGTAGCCCTTGCCGAACGGCTGACGAGAGAAGCAGGCGTCGCTACCATTCCCGTTTCTGCCTTCTATGCCCGGGAAACCGACTACAAAACGCTGCGGTTCTGCTTTGCGAAAAACGACGATACGCTGCTGAAAGCCGCAGGATTGTTGAACAAGGCGGTGTGGTAA
- a CDS encoding peroxiredoxin family protein — MYYEIEDELGNVSTLQLKQRLTEEQIEPPQAGEPAPLFYLRNEEGLPVTSLTIGSSDGDSRSVLDLVRFKPLVLSFYCNCWGSYAPKHLEAMKELAPRVEALGGQLLILTNESQKEIGRIARKLDAEVPIYHDKNYNVARSYGVFSETSPIWDRIAGISDEVFTPSLFVLGRDRRIGYAFVDENFDNAPDLKAILKAIYDGR, encoded by the coding sequence ATGTACTACGAAATTGAAGACGAACTCGGCAACGTATCCACTTTACAGCTTAAACAGCGGCTAACCGAGGAACAGATCGAACCGCCCCAAGCTGGCGAACCGGCACCGCTGTTTTACCTCCGGAATGAGGAAGGGCTCCCGGTTACTTCGCTCACGATCGGCTCGTCCGATGGCGATTCGCGGTCGGTCCTTGACTTGGTCCGTTTCAAACCGCTGGTTCTCAGCTTTTACTGCAACTGCTGGGGAAGTTATGCGCCCAAACACCTGGAAGCCATGAAAGAACTCGCGCCGCGGGTGGAGGCGCTGGGCGGGCAGCTGCTGATCCTCACGAACGAATCTCAAAAGGAAATCGGGCGCATTGCCAGGAAACTGGACGCCGAAGTGCCGATTTATCACGATAAAAATTACAATGTTGCGCGCTCCTACGGCGTGTTTTCGGAAACGTCGCCAATCTGGGACCGCATTGCCGGCATTTCAGACGAGGTTTTTACGCCCTCACTGTTCGTCCTCGGCCGCGACCGTCGGATTGGTTATGCGTTTGTAGATGAAAATTTCGATAATGCGCCCGACCTGAAAGCGATTCTGAAAGCCATTTACGACGGCCGGTAA
- a CDS encoding NUDIX hydrolase, which translates to MISLRIDGALFNYRVAGVAVLNDKVLLHKTPSDNFWTLPGGRCELFEFSKDTLQREMQEETGLAAEAGEMLWVSENFFLYNGDKYHEIGFYFEMQIRDLPHQDDFLGAEGQDELLFHWHDVADLHSIRVYPEFLADALTQNPLEKGHFSAEFRDLDAG; encoded by the coding sequence ATGATCAGCCTGCGCATTGATGGAGCATTGTTCAATTACAGGGTCGCCGGCGTGGCGGTGCTGAACGACAAGGTGCTCCTGCACAAAACCCCTTCCGACAACTTCTGGACGCTCCCTGGCGGGCGCTGCGAGCTGTTCGAGTTCTCGAAAGATACTTTGCAGCGTGAAATGCAGGAAGAAACCGGCCTCGCTGCCGAAGCCGGCGAAATGCTGTGGGTTTCGGAAAATTTCTTCCTGTACAACGGCGACAAATACCATGAAATAGGCTTCTATTTTGAAATGCAGATCCGCGACCTGCCCCACCAGGACGACTTTTTGGGTGCAGAAGGGCAGGATGAGCTGTTGTTTCATTGGCACGACGTCGCCGATTTGCATTCGATCCGCGTTTATCCCGAATTCCTCGCGGATGCGCTCACCCAAAATCCACTCGAAAAGGGACATTTCAGCGCCGAATTCCGCGACCTCGACGCCGGGTAG
- a CDS encoding LacI family DNA-binding transcriptional regulator: protein METITIKDIAKALNLSTSTVSRALRNSYEINPETKKLVMEYAERMNYRPNPIALSLKDSKSKSIGVIIPEIANHFFSQLINGIESIAYNLGYHVVIFQSHDSYEREVANTNYLVSRRVDGLLVSLASLTTNLVHFQELMEKGLPIVFLDRVPNDIETHKVVADNFTGSYEATEHLILSGRKRIAHLTSPIYLSITTERLAGYKKALEDYGIPFDESYVKYCLYGGKIEAENEAAIEEMLNLPEPPDAIFTASDRLTTGCMSVFQRKGIRVPEEIAIVGFTNISVAELLNPPLTTVMQPAMEMGQQAVELLIRLIEHPQKTDRFETRSLKTALTIRASSVGKTVV from the coding sequence TTGGAAACCATCACCATCAAGGATATTGCAAAGGCACTGAACCTGTCGACTTCGACGGTTTCACGTGCATTGAGAAATAGCTACGAGATTAACCCTGAGACCAAGAAACTTGTAATGGAATACGCCGAGCGGATGAATTACCGCCCGAATCCCATTGCACTGAGTTTGAAGGATAGTAAAAGCAAGTCGATCGGCGTGATCATTCCCGAGATCGCCAACCATTTTTTCTCACAACTCATCAACGGCATCGAATCCATTGCTTACAACCTGGGTTACCATGTCGTGATTTTTCAGAGCCACGATTCCTACGAACGCGAAGTGGCGAATACCAACTATCTGGTTTCCAGGCGCGTGGATGGGTTGTTGGTTTCGCTGGCAAGCCTTACTACTAACCTGGTGCATTTTCAGGAATTGATGGAGAAAGGACTGCCGATCGTGTTCCTCGACCGCGTACCGAACGATATCGAAACGCACAAAGTCGTTGCCGACAATTTCACGGGCAGTTACGAGGCTACCGAGCACCTGATCCTCTCGGGCCGAAAGCGCATTGCGCATTTGACGAGCCCTATCTACCTGTCTATCACCACGGAACGGCTGGCGGGTTATAAAAAAGCATTGGAAGATTATGGCATTCCATTCGATGAATCTTATGTGAAATACTGCCTTTACGGAGGCAAAATCGAGGCTGAGAACGAGGCGGCGATCGAGGAAATGCTCAACCTGCCCGAGCCGCCGGACGCGATATTCACGGCCAGCGACCGGCTTACGACCGGTTGCATGTCGGTATTTCAAAGAAAGGGTATCCGGGTGCCGGAGGAGATCGCAATCGTCGGTTTTACGAACATCAGCGTTGCTGAGCTGCTGAACCCGCCGCTTACGACCGTGATGCAGCCGGCCATGGAAATGGGCCAGCAGGCTGTGGAACTCCTCATCCGCCTGATCGAACACCCGCAGAAAACCGACCGTTTCGAAACGCGCTCGCTTAAAACTGCATTGACGATCCGGGCGTCGTCTGTGGGAAAAACCGTAGTTTAG
- a CDS encoding SDR family NAD(P)-dependent oxidoreductase, whose product MNIVNLFDLTGKTALVTGCNRGIGKAMAEALAEAGADIIGVASSEFKEGNETERAILQTGRKFYPYQADLGDREKLYLFINQVKKDHPVIDILINNAGIILRQPAAEHADDYWDKVLNINLDAPYILARELGREMIARGSGKIIFTASLLTFQGGINVPGYTASKSAIGGLVKALANEWAGKGVNVNAIAPGYINTDNTEALRNDPVRSKSILDRIPAGRWGLPEDFKGPTLFLASGAASYVHGTILTVDGGWMGR is encoded by the coding sequence ATGAATATCGTTAATTTATTCGATCTTACCGGAAAGACCGCATTGGTAACCGGCTGCAATCGCGGCATCGGGAAGGCCATGGCTGAGGCACTTGCCGAAGCGGGGGCCGATATCATCGGTGTAGCGTCGTCGGAGTTTAAGGAAGGTAACGAAACAGAACGCGCAATCCTGCAAACGGGAAGGAAATTTTATCCCTACCAGGCCGACCTGGGCGACCGGGAGAAGCTCTATCTTTTTATCAACCAGGTCAAAAAAGACCATCCGGTAATTGACATCCTGATTAACAATGCTGGAATTATCCTTCGGCAACCTGCTGCGGAACACGCGGATGATTATTGGGATAAAGTTTTGAATATCAACCTCGACGCACCTTACATTCTCGCACGCGAGCTGGGAAGAGAGATGATCGCCCGGGGATCGGGCAAGATCATATTCACGGCATCGCTGCTCACTTTCCAGGGAGGCATTAATGTGCCGGGCTACACGGCGTCCAAAAGCGCCATTGGAGGTCTGGTAAAAGCATTGGCGAACGAATGGGCCGGCAAAGGCGTGAATGTGAATGCCATAGCGCCGGGCTATATCAATACCGACAACACCGAAGCATTGCGCAACGATCCGGTCCGCAGCAAATCCATCCTCGACCGCATTCCGGCCGGGCGCTGGGGATTGCCGGAAGATTTTAAAGGCCCGACGCTATTCCTGGCCTCGGGCGCAGCCAGTTATGTACACGGAACCATCCTTACCGTCGACGGCGGCTGGATGGGCCGCTGA
- the kduI gene encoding 5-dehydro-4-deoxy-D-glucuronate isomerase: MQIRFESSRREVSQMDTQALRDNFLVKDIFRNGEIHFVYSHYDRVIIGGAIPLATPLAIPVFDALKASYFLERREIGIINIGGEGEVIADGEHFAISKLGCVYVGKGTKEVLLTSKNPAEPAAYYLLSSPAHQTYPTRLFTKEDATPATVGSMETSNHRTIYKYIHMDGIQSCQLVMGLTVLQTGSVWNTMPSHVHDRRMEAYCYFDVPDNQRVLHLMGEPSETRHLWVGNRQAVISPPWSIHSGCGTSNYSFIWGMAGENKDYTDMDPVLIGDLR, translated from the coding sequence ATGCAAATCAGATTTGAAAGCAGTCGCCGGGAAGTTTCCCAAATGGATACCCAGGCATTACGGGACAATTTCCTGGTCAAAGATATTTTCAGGAATGGCGAAATCCATTTCGTATACAGCCATTACGATCGCGTGATTATTGGCGGGGCCATACCGCTCGCCACCCCGCTGGCCATTCCGGTTTTCGACGCATTGAAAGCCTCCTATTTCCTCGAAAGACGCGAAATAGGCATTATCAACATCGGCGGCGAGGGCGAGGTGATTGCCGATGGCGAACATTTCGCGATCAGCAAGCTGGGCTGCGTGTATGTAGGCAAAGGCACCAAAGAAGTGCTGCTTACCAGCAAAAATCCCGCCGAACCTGCCGCATATTACCTGCTGTCCTCGCCTGCGCACCAGACTTATCCTACGAGGCTGTTCACCAAGGAGGACGCCACGCCGGCCACGGTCGGCAGCATGGAAACCTCCAACCACCGGACCATTTACAAATACATCCACATGGACGGCATCCAGAGCTGCCAGCTCGTCATGGGCCTCACGGTACTGCAAACGGGCAGCGTTTGGAACACCATGCCCTCGCACGTGCACGACCGGCGTATGGAAGCATATTGCTATTTCGATGTGCCTGATAACCAGCGGGTACTGCATTTAATGGGCGAACCATCGGAAACGCGGCATTTGTGGGTCGGTAACCGCCAGGCGGTGATTTCGCCGCCGTGGTCTATCCACTCGGGCTGCGGCACGTCCAATTACTCGTTCATTTGGGGAATGGCCGGCGAAAACAAGGATTATACAGACATGGACCCGGTACTGATCGGCGATCTCAGATAA
- a CDS encoding cupin domain-containing protein → MESLKGKEYIADSEIAWEDLGGGLKRKIMAYDDNLMMVKVAFEKGGIGTLHSHFHTQMSYVESGEFEITIGERKQVLRQGDVYYIPPHAVHGALCLSAGMLVDIFTPMREDFVSISKT, encoded by the coding sequence ATGGAATCATTGAAAGGAAAAGAATACATCGCGGACAGCGAAATCGCCTGGGAAGACCTCGGCGGCGGCCTGAAACGGAAGATCATGGCCTACGACGACAACCTGATGATGGTTAAGGTCGCGTTTGAAAAGGGCGGCATCGGCACGCTGCACAGCCATTTCCATACCCAGATGAGCTACGTGGAGAGCGGCGAGTTCGAAATCACGATCGGGGAACGGAAGCAGGTGCTGCGGCAGGGCGATGTGTATTACATTCCGCCTCATGCGGTGCACGGCGCGCTGTGCCTTTCGGCAGGCATGCTGGTGGACATTTTCACTCCTATGCGGGAGGATTTTGTGAGTATTTCAAAGACATAA
- a CDS encoding glycoside hydrolase family 88/105 protein, whose protein sequence is MADSFMATHKDSILVGKNTATKWDYEQGLMLKAIEKVWYRTGEGKYFEYIRKDIDQYVRPDGSIRTYRADDFNIDNIPPGRALLTLYQQSLPDKEKYKKAADLLWKQLETQPRTKEGGYWHKKRYPYQMWLDGLFMGEPFAAEYSAIFHHPDHFDDIVKQFALIEKYAVDEKTGLVYHAYDESREQKWADKSTGRSPSFWARAIGWYAIALVDVLDYLPAQHAGRAQLIGYLQRLAPVLAKYQDPASGAWYQVIDQGNRAGNYLEASASCMFVYALAKGARLGYIPEAFAANAKKGYEGILQNFVEKEANGSLSLNKTVSVGGLGGTPYRDGTYEYYLSEPIRKNDLKGIGPFIFASIEMEIAAENAAGKGKTVGLDYYFNHETRKDLTGAPEQFHYTWEDRMHSGFWLWGNTFRELGAKTVSLPAAPTAAGLKDVDVYIIVDPDTKKETPEPHFIDDQSISEIEKWVKAGGVLVLMANDTANCEIPHFNKLAAKFGIQFTNKNRNMVQGTQFEQGTLMITGEAKAVFPNTQKIYIKELSPLALTPPAKALLTDQGDVILGISKYGKGTVFAVGDPWLYNEYVDGRRIDTSFQNFEAGKDLAGWLLKQVVKK, encoded by the coding sequence ATGGCTGATTCGTTCATGGCGACGCACAAAGATTCGATTTTGGTGGGCAAAAACACGGCCACCAAATGGGACTACGAGCAGGGATTAATGCTGAAAGCCATCGAAAAAGTGTGGTATAGAACCGGTGAAGGCAAATATTTCGAATACATCCGCAAGGACATCGACCAGTACGTGCGCCCGGACGGCAGCATCCGCACCTATCGCGCCGACGATTTCAATATCGATAATATTCCGCCCGGACGCGCATTGCTGACCTTGTATCAGCAATCGCTTCCAGATAAGGAAAAATACAAAAAAGCCGCCGACCTGCTCTGGAAGCAGCTCGAAACGCAGCCCCGCACGAAAGAAGGCGGTTACTGGCACAAAAAGCGTTATCCCTACCAGATGTGGCTCGACGGCCTGTTTATGGGCGAGCCGTTCGCGGCGGAATACAGTGCCATTTTCCACCATCCCGACCATTTCGACGACATTGTAAAGCAATTCGCATTGATCGAAAAATATGCGGTGGATGAAAAGACGGGCCTGGTTTACCATGCGTACGACGAAAGCCGTGAACAGAAATGGGCCGATAAATCGACCGGTCGCTCACCGAGCTTCTGGGCACGGGCCATTGGCTGGTATGCCATTGCGCTGGTGGATGTGCTGGATTATCTTCCGGCACAGCATGCGGGAAGAGCGCAGCTGATCGGCTATTTGCAACGGCTGGCCCCCGTGCTGGCAAAATACCAGGATCCCGCCTCCGGCGCCTGGTACCAGGTGATCGACCAGGGCAACCGGGCCGGAAATTACCTCGAAGCATCAGCCTCGTGCATGTTCGTATATGCGCTCGCGAAAGGCGCGCGGCTCGGGTACATTCCTGAGGCATTTGCGGCGAATGCTAAGAAAGGCTACGAGGGAATCCTTCAAAATTTTGTAGAAAAAGAAGCCAACGGCTCTTTAAGCCTCAATAAAACCGTAAGCGTGGGCGGCCTCGGCGGCACGCCTTACCGCGACGGCACCTACGAATATTACCTAAGCGAGCCCATTCGTAAGAACGATCTGAAAGGCATCGGCCCATTCATTTTTGCCAGCATTGAAATGGAGATAGCCGCCGAAAATGCAGCCGGGAAAGGCAAAACGGTGGGTTTGGATTACTATTTCAACCATGAAACCCGCAAAGACCTGACTGGCGCGCCGGAACAATTCCACTATACCTGGGAAGACCGGATGCATTCGGGGTTCTGGCTTTGGGGCAATACATTCCGCGAGTTGGGAGCCAAAACCGTTTCGCTTCCGGCAGCACCCACCGCGGCCGGGTTAAAAGACGTCGATGTGTACATCATCGTCGATCCCGACACGAAAAAAGAAACGCCCGAGCCGCATTTCATCGACGACCAGTCCATTTCCGAGATCGAAAAATGGGTCAAAGCGGGTGGCGTGCTGGTATTGATGGCTAACGACACGGCCAACTGTGAAATCCCGCATTTCAACAAGCTGGCCGCGAAATTCGGGATTCAGTTTACGAACAAAAACCGCAATATGGTGCAAGGCACGCAGTTCGAGCAGGGGACGCTGATGATCACCGGCGAAGCCAAAGCCGTTTTTCCCAATACACAAAAAATCTATATCAAAGAACTCTCGCCCCTCGCGCTCACACCGCCTGCCAAAGCACTTCTGACCGACCAGGGTGATGTGATTCTGGGTATTTCAAAATATGGAAAAGGCACGGTGTTCGCCGTCGGCGATCCGTGGCTTTACAATGAATATGTAGACGGTCGCAGGATCGATACCAGCTTCCAGAATTTTGAAGCCGGTAAAGACCTCGCCGGTTGGTTGTTGAAACAGGTCGTTAAAAAGTAA